The following are encoded in a window of Castanea sativa cultivar Marrone di Chiusa Pesio chromosome 9, ASM4071231v1 genomic DNA:
- the LOC142610319 gene encoding PRA1 family protein A1-like, whose product MDWGNVTAEDLIDALREVDWSSPPRPLSEFFSRFTIPRSYAKWSSRLKCNLYYYRTNYFILITVILGLGFIRRPLAIVAAFLTALSIAFLNDSFAGTFSEKATRTVRQFSPHLAAKMRPPLTPVIRGRPSAKRAIYICGRPRWVFVFIFATVSFILWFVSCGLLTVLWALAIGLLVTILHASFRTPNLKARLNTFREEFRAVWRNYSEL is encoded by the exons ATGGATTGGGGCAACGTCACAGCGGAGGATCTGATCGACGCTCTCCGCGAGGTTGACTGGTCATCGCCGCCGCGTCCTCTCTCCGAATTCTTCTCCCGATTCACCATCCCCAGATCTTACGCCAAATGGAGTAGCCGCCTCAAATGCAATCTCTACTA CTACCGAACCAACTACTTCATTTTGATCACTGTCATTCTCG GATTGGGTTTTATCCGGAGGCCACTTGCTATTGTAGCTGCTTTTTTGACAGCACTTAGCATTGCTTTCTTGAACGATAG CTTTGCGGGAACTTTTAGTGAGAAGGCAACAAGAACCGTGAGACAATTCTCTCCACATTTAGCTGCGAAGATGAGGCCTCCTCTTAC GCCTGTTATTCGTGGACGTCCATCAGCTAAAAGAGCAATATATATTTGTGGCCGGCCTCGTTGGGTGTTTGTTTTTATATTCGCTACTG TGAGTTTCATCCTCTGGTTTGTTTCTTGTGGTCTCTTAACTGTTCTATGGGCTCTGGCCATTGGGCTTCTTG tcACTATCCTGCATGCAAGTTTTAGAACACCTAATCTGAAAGCACGTTTGAATACATTCCGTGAAGAATTTCGTGCGGTATGGCGCAATTATAGTGAGCTGTAG